From the Ammospiza caudacuta isolate bAmmCau1 chromosome 26, bAmmCau1.pri, whole genome shotgun sequence genome, one window contains:
- the GKN1 gene encoding gastrokine-1, translated as MQSQVETKKRIQGGPLNIRLGKGKEDSHNQICQPELQLHFCIWFSFQILTAVLLGLVLTPALADYHQQTEISKKISISGGYQIMTINRKWLVASIEQKTDHEYWKTIWNYDTGFMATKVLPERACYISIMNRTEMPSFDGLPQLAADLRRHPRPPSKEITFTLIRRAIRDLESYGPDIFSTCRGLSTYVAYEVQGPQFNLGSCLKLDVLQYLALTYCHNDNFV; from the exons ATGCAATCCCAGGTTGAAACCAAAAAAAGGATCCAAGGAGGACCCTTGAACATCAGAttaggaaaagggaaggaggacTCCCATAACCAGATTTgtcagccagagctgcagttACACTTTTGCATTtggttttcatttcagattttgACTGCAGTCCTTCTAGGACTCGTCCTGACTCCAGCCCTTGCTGATTAC CACCAGCAGACTGAAATAAGCAAGAAAATCTCCATTAGTGGAGGCTACCAAATTATGACCATCAATAGGAAATGGCTGGTGGCAAGTATTGAGCAGAAGACCGACCATGAGTACTGGAAAACCATCTGGAACTATGACACA GGCTTTATGGCCACCAAAGTGCTGCCAGAGAGAGCTTGCTACATTTCCATAATGAACAGAACAGAGATGCCCAGCTTTGATGGACttccccagctggctgcagacCTCAGG AGGCACCCAAGACCCCCTAGCAAGGAGATCACCTTCACCCTCATCAGGAGAGCCATCCGTGACCTGGAATCTTATGGACCAGACATCTTCTCCACGTGCAGAGGGCTCTCAACTTATGTGGCCTATGAAGTTCAGG GACCCCAATTCAATCTTGGATCGTGCCTCAAGCTCGACGTCCTCCAATATTTGGCCCTCACCTACTGCCACAACGATAACTTTGTGtaa